One window of Bacteroidales bacterium genomic DNA carries:
- a CDS encoding DUF5916 domain-containing protein, which yields MKIYIALILCLAFFNFVNGQDTNDASKSKNNPPKKSVAAYYTTDPITIDGVLDEPAYSKAEPAKDFMQIQPYNGRPSVRPTEVYILYDQTAVYIGAMMYDDPDSIFNFLSERDQIGISDYFGVYLDPYNQGQLAYGFFITPAGVQTDIKGIKTSFDYEDDSWNAVWQSKTRVTKDGWVAELKIPYSALRFPENGGGTWGLNMFRNLRRYASNNSWNLLDRNVAGFIHQEGQLTGIQNIKSPVRLSLSPYAAAYTEFKDGKSSPDFTYKGGMDLKYGINDAFTLDMMLIPDFGQIQSDDKQLNLS from the coding sequence ATGAAGATATACATCGCGCTGATCTTGTGCCTGGCATTTTTCAATTTTGTAAATGGCCAGGATACCAACGACGCCTCAAAGAGTAAAAACAACCCACCAAAAAAATCGGTAGCGGCTTATTACACAACGGATCCCATAACAATTGACGGGGTGCTTGATGAACCTGCCTATTCGAAAGCCGAGCCTGCAAAAGATTTCATGCAGATCCAACCCTATAATGGTCGTCCTTCCGTTCGTCCTACGGAAGTATATATCCTGTATGATCAGACAGCTGTTTATATTGGCGCAATGATGTATGATGACCCTGACAGCATATTCAATTTCCTTTCAGAGAGAGATCAGATAGGTATTTCGGATTATTTTGGGGTCTATCTTGATCCGTATAACCAGGGTCAGCTTGCCTATGGATTCTTTATTACTCCTGCCGGCGTCCAGACTGATATAAAAGGCATTAAAACCAGTTTCGATTATGAAGATGACAGCTGGAATGCGGTTTGGCAAAGTAAGACCCGGGTTACAAAAGACGGTTGGGTGGCTGAACTTAAAATTCCTTATTCGGCCCTTCGGTTTCCGGAAAACGGAGGAGGTACCTGGGGATTAAACATGTTTCGCAACCTGAGGCGCTATGCTTCCAATAATTCATGGAACCTGCTCGACAGGAATGTGGCCGGTTTTATTCACCAGGAAGGGCAGCTGACCGGAATTCAGAATATCAAATCACCTGTGCGATTGTCGCTTAGTCCTTATGCTGCTGCATACACCGAATTCAAGGATGGAAAATCATCGCCTGATTTCACTTACAAAGGGGGTATGGATTTAAAATACGGTATAAATGACGCGTTTACCCTGGATATGATGCTGATACCCGACTTTGGCCAGATACAGTCGGATGACAAGCAATTAAATCTTTC